From a single Nicotiana tabacum cultivar K326 chromosome 8, ASM71507v2, whole genome shotgun sequence genomic region:
- the LOC107773485 gene encoding putative clathrin assembly protein At5g35200, which yields MARKALGALKDSTMVGMAKVNSEYKKLDVAILKATNHVELLPKEKHVRTLFNAVSSNRPRADVCYCLHTLSKRLTKTRTWQVALKALIVIHRAMREVDVSFLQELVNYTAHRDHLLNLTHFKDDTSTNAWDYSTWIRSYSLYLEEYLECFCIMRYDFQRERKRIKELNTPTLIGTIPALQQLLSRLLDCQPVGAAQYNFLIQHALSIVAAESASLYVAIADGMLNLVDKFFEMQRHDAVRALEIYRRAGDQAVKLSEFFEICRNLDFGRGQKYVKIEKPPESFITAMEEYLMDAPKPLMITWRPDDDDRSTKVIAVPESKQETDQEQEPEVQKKEESNTETPAPPLIPDLLSFDEPTEESAAPEDNNYLALVISTPEELSNSLNSSDQCGEPTGWELELVTASTSNQGPFTDNKLIQGGVLDRSKLDNLYDTALARQNINEPYNRDASSNPFEVADNSQDAFYSSSNSGTSDAQKAAMTQYHDYMVLMQQQMANMSQLQEPFMGQQQISGIPGQHETLMQQQMAAIVSLQQQNAVITQQEEVIMKQQNDGKCQEQETQMQEKIEGPVLVNDANPFGNPFTDVTTYNPSQDQSHVSQNQNSQASLI from the exons ATGGCGAGAAAAGCTCTTGGTGCTTTAAAAGACTCCACAATGGTTGGGATGGCCAAGGTTAACAGCGAGTACAAG AAACTAGATGTCGCTATACTCAAAGCCACAAACCATGTCGAACTACTGCCAAAGGAGAAGCATGTACGAA CTCTTTTCAATGCAGTTTCAAGCAACAGACCTCGAGCAGATGTTTGCTATTGCTTACATACTCTCTCCAAGAGGCTCACCAAAACGCGTACTTGGCAA GTTGCACTAAAAGCGTTAATTGTTATTCATCGTGCTATGAGGGAAGTCGATGTTTCATTTCTTCAAGAGCTTGTTAATTATACTGCTCATAGAGACCATTTGTTAAACCTAACACATTTCAAGGATGATACGAGCACCAATG CATGGGACTATTCGACTTGGATTCGTTCTTATTCTTTATATCTGGAAGAATACCTTGAATGCTTCTGCATTATGAGATATGATTTTCAGAGAGAACGGAAG AGAATAAAGGAGCTAAACACCCCAACCTTGATAGGAACAATACCTGCTTTACAACAACTGCTCTCTCGCCTTCTTGATTGCCAG CCAGTGGGAGCAGCTCAATATAATTTCTTGATTCAGCATGCCCTTTCAATT GTTGCAGCAGAAAGTGCGAGTCTATACGTAGCAATTGCTGATGGGATGCTTAACCTGGTGGACAAG TTTTTTGAGATGCAACGTCATGATGCGGTCAGGGCACTTGAAATTTATCGAAGGGCAGGAGACCAG GCAGTAAAGCTATCTGAGTTCTTTGAGATATGCAGGAACCTTGACTTTGGACGAGGTCAGAAATATGTTAAAATTGAAAAG CCACCTGAATCATTCATTACAGCAATGGAAGAGTACTTGATGGATGCACCAAAACCTCTAATGATTACATGGAGGCCG GATGATGATGACAGAAGTACCAAGGTCATTGCTGTTCCTGAATCCAAACAAGAGACTGATCAAGAACAAGAACCTgaagtacaaaagaaagaagagagtaACACCGAGACTCCAGCCCCACCCCTCATTCCTGACCTTTTA TCTTTTGATGAGCCAACTGAAGAATCGGCTGCTCCGGAAGATAACAACTACCTAGCTTTAGTTATTAGTACACCTG AGGAGTTGTCAAATTCTTTGAACAGTTCAGACCAATGTGGTGAGCCGACAGGTTGGGAATTGGAACTCGTTACAGCGTCAACTTCTAACCAGGGGCCGTTCACAGATAATAAGCTG ATACAGGGGGGTGTACTAGATAGATCAAAGTTGGATAATTTATATGACACAGCATTGGCAAGACAGAATATAAATGAGCCTTATAATAGGGATGCTTCATCTAATCCGTTTGAGGTAGCCGATAATTCCCAGGATGCATTTTATAGTTCAAGTAACTCTGGAACAAGTGATGCACAAAAGGCTGCTATGACTCAATACCATGACTATATGGTTTTAATGCAACAACAAATGGCCAATATGTCTCAATTACAAGAACCATTCATGGGACAACAACAAATTTCTGGAATTCCCGGACAACATGAAACCTTAATGCAGCAGCAAATGGCCGCTATCGTGTCTCTACAACAGCAAAATGCTGTTATAACGCAACAAGAGGAAGTCATTATGAAACAACAAAATGATGGAAAGTGTCAAGAACAAGAAACACAAATGCAAGAAAAGATAGAAGGGCCAGTATTGGTTAATGATGCAAATCCATTTGGGAATCCTTTCACTGATGTTACAACGTATAATCCCTCTCAGGATCAGTCTCATGTATCTCAAAATCAAAACTCACAGGCTAGCTTAatataa